From the Methanooceanicella nereidis genome, one window contains:
- a CDS encoding flavodoxin family protein, with protein MKVFGISGSPREGGTHFAVNYALDILQEKGCEVRYFSARAKDIKFCIHCDYCIRKKEGCVHKDSLLEFYEGMIWADGIIMGTPAYQGNLSGQLKTMMDRCRAILAKDPLILKGKVGMGLAVGGDRMGGQEPAIRTIHDFYIINEMIPVGGGSWGANLGGTLWSKDKGQEGVSQDEEGLRALRKTVKKFYGMLSELKSDDASE; from the coding sequence ATGAAGGTATTCGGCATAAGCGGAAGTCCAAGGGAGGGCGGTACGCATTTCGCGGTCAACTACGCTCTCGACATATTACAGGAAAAAGGGTGCGAGGTAAGGTATTTTTCGGCCAGGGCGAAGGACATTAAGTTTTGCATACACTGCGATTACTGCATCAGGAAAAAAGAGGGGTGTGTGCATAAAGACTCGCTGCTTGAGTTTTATGAAGGTATGATCTGGGCGGACGGCATCATCATGGGAACTCCTGCATACCAGGGTAACCTTTCAGGCCAGCTGAAGACGATGATGGACCGGTGCAGGGCAATACTCGCAAAGGATCCTCTCATACTAAAGGGCAAAGTAGGCATGGGGCTTGCGGTCGGAGGGGACCGTATGGGCGGACAGGAGCCCGCTATAAGGACTATCCATGATTTTTACATCATAAATGAAATGATACCTGTCGGCGGCGGCTCCTGGGGGGCTAACCTCGGGGGTACGCTGTGGTCAAAGGATAAGGGACAGGAAGGGGTATCGCAGGACGAGGAAGGGTTAAGGGCTTTAAGAAAGACTGTGAAAAAATTCTATGGTATGCTAAGCGAGTTAAAAAGTGACGATGCATCGGAATAG
- a CDS encoding ABC transporter permease, with translation MKALDILGYAFADFASNKFKTMMSSLGIIIGVMAIVVMLTLGDGLYQGVSQQFGDLELDTMAVMPGSMFMGQEMRDVVQKPPAKLTDRDVSVLLNTPGVLEVSPLISASSVATYKEENRTVSVSAVIPQYETRLADSVDKGRFLSPSDKYVVVLGSKVANGTFGKVIRPGSYMTLTNPYTGKSQDYVVAGVLKERNASILVGDPNSAIYMTMTGVKGISDQSTYSYIGIRADSVETAEETADNVRDSMKRLHRNEDYMVMTQKMFADAINEIFNLIKYTLAGIGAVSLLVGGIGITNVMMLTVKERVKEIGLMKAVGATTANVRIIFLTEAGLLGFISGVIGIALAWAISAIVGNLAQLPMDMSIQNILIGIAFGLFTTVIAGVYPANQASKLDPIEALRTE, from the coding sequence GTGAAAGCGCTGGATATTCTGGGTTACGCGTTCGCGGATTTCGCGAGCAACAAGTTCAAGACGATGATGAGCAGCCTGGGTATCATCATAGGTGTCATGGCGATAGTGGTAATGCTGACTTTAGGGGACGGCCTGTACCAGGGCGTAAGCCAGCAGTTCGGCGACCTTGAGCTTGATACTATGGCAGTGATGCCGGGGTCGATGTTCATGGGGCAGGAAATGAGGGACGTCGTACAGAAGCCGCCGGCCAAGCTGACGGACAGGGATGTGAGCGTCCTTTTAAATACTCCCGGAGTGCTTGAAGTATCTCCTCTGATAAGCGCGAGCTCTGTCGCTACGTACAAAGAAGAGAACAGGACTGTGTCCGTATCTGCTGTGATCCCTCAGTATGAGACGCGGCTTGCAGATAGCGTCGATAAGGGCAGGTTCCTGTCGCCGTCGGATAAATATGTAGTCGTTCTGGGAAGCAAGGTCGCGAACGGCACGTTCGGCAAAGTGATTCGGCCGGGCTCGTACATGACACTTACAAACCCGTATACCGGTAAATCACAAGATTACGTCGTTGCCGGCGTCTTAAAGGAGCGTAACGCCTCCATTCTCGTAGGCGACCCTAACTCTGCCATTTACATGACAATGACAGGAGTAAAGGGAATATCGGACCAGAGCACCTATAGCTACATAGGCATACGTGCCGATAGTGTCGAAACCGCTGAAGAGACGGCGGACAACGTAAGGGATTCCATGAAGAGGCTGCACAGGAACGAGGACTACATGGTCATGACGCAAAAGATGTTCGCGGACGCGATCAATGAAATATTTAACCTGATTAAATACACCCTGGCGGGCATCGGAGCCGTATCGCTTCTCGTAGGCGGCATAGGCATCACTAACGTCATGATGCTCACCGTGAAAGAGCGAGTCAAGGAGATAGGCCTGATGAAGGCTGTCGGCGCGACCACGGCGAACGTCCGCATCATATTCCTGACAGAGGCCGGACTTCTCGGCTTTATCAGCGGCGTTATAGGGATAGCTCTTGCATGGGCTATATCCGCCATCGTCGGAAACCTTGCGCAGCTGCCGATGGACATGTCGATACAGAATATCCTTATCGGTATCGCTTTCGGCCTGTTCACTACGGTCATCGCAGGAGTATACCCGGCGAACCAGGCGTCTAAACTGGACCCGATAGAGGCGCTGAGAACAGAGTAA
- a CDS encoding CHASE4 domain-containing protein gives MRLRKKTLIIFSLTLIALTILVHVFTTYILLGSFTALEEYDISQKVNQAESLFENDISNMDNTVRDWAFWDDSHRFMEDGNLDYLQSNMEDTTYESLKVNFMVYVNSSGHIVYSKAYDLNAQEEIPVPKGLVDCIYNDDALLCDDEDSRVSGFIVLQDMPTSVIARPILKSDMTGPPAGTLIMGRFFDDKKINDLSRIVHLSVNMYTLGASDLPEDYKDAISGIDHDKPIHVNIPSSDRVYGYKVMDDIHGFPAIVLSVDASRPIYDQGQEANIFFLITITSVCLVLGLVMMFMIEKTVLSRLDALSKSVNEITARGNNSARVSIPGDDELSELAGNINGMLGSLNRSKDSLQKSELMYRSLFQNMLNGFSYNRILLDEIGRPYDSIFIDTNEAFEKIMGRNKQDIIGKKASEVFPGIKDETFDWIGTYGKVALTGKGISFTAYSESLERWLSVTAYSTELYHFVTIIQDITISKISETAIMESEERYRGLVEMSPDMIAICGEEKIKFINHAGAKLLGCSSPDEIIGKSMFDFIRPVDKIKCNVMMKNLKEDMTPIQSIEEKLERADGSTIDVEISATPFYYQDIPVIQIIVRDITGRKRAEEHIKRSLTEKEVLLKEIHHRVKNNLQIISSLLNLQSNNIADKSTRDMFIESQNRIKSMALLHERLYQSKDLSKISFREYVISLVSHLFRSYKINSGDISINVDVDDVYLSIDTAIPCGLIINELVSNSLKHAFPDDRKGDVAVKLHFDGEHYRLMVKDNGIGLPKDINIQNSRSLGLQLVYTLTDQLDGKIEFFNGIGTEFRIEFKETKYKNQPHEDC, from the coding sequence ATGAGATTGCGAAAAAAGACCCTAATCATTTTCTCATTGACACTGATAGCTTTGACCATTTTAGTCCATGTATTCACCACGTATATTTTACTGGGCAGTTTCACGGCACTCGAAGAATATGATATTTCTCAAAAGGTCAATCAGGCAGAAAGCTTGTTTGAAAATGATATTTCAAACATGGATAATACCGTTCGCGATTGGGCATTCTGGGATGATTCTCATAGATTCATGGAGGACGGGAACCTGGATTATTTACAATCAAATATGGAGGACACGACTTATGAGTCTTTAAAAGTCAACTTCATGGTATATGTAAATAGTTCTGGACATATAGTATATAGTAAGGCCTATGACTTAAACGCACAAGAAGAGATCCCTGTGCCTAAAGGCCTTGTCGATTGCATATACAATGACGATGCTCTTCTTTGCGATGATGAAGATAGCAGGGTATCCGGTTTTATCGTCCTGCAGGATATGCCTACATCGGTCATCGCCAGACCCATCCTGAAAAGTGATATGACCGGCCCCCCGGCCGGCACCCTTATAATGGGACGGTTTTTCGATGATAAAAAGATCAATGATCTATCCAGGATCGTCCACCTGTCAGTAAATATGTACACTCTCGGCGCATCGGACTTGCCTGAAGACTATAAAGACGCTATATCCGGTATCGATCATGACAAACCGATCCATGTGAACATACCTTCATCGGATCGGGTCTACGGATATAAAGTGATGGATGATATTCACGGGTTTCCTGCGATCGTCCTGAGTGTAGACGCGTCCAGACCTATCTACGATCAAGGCCAGGAAGCGAATATCTTTTTCCTGATCACTATAACTTCAGTATGTCTCGTATTAGGATTAGTGATGATGTTCATGATCGAAAAGACCGTACTGTCAAGGCTTGACGCCCTGAGTAAGAGCGTGAACGAAATCACGGCCAGGGGCAATAACTCTGCCAGGGTATCTATCCCGGGCGATGATGAGCTATCGGAACTTGCCGGTAATATTAACGGCATGCTTGGCTCGTTGAACAGGTCTAAGGACAGTCTTCAAAAAAGCGAGCTCATGTACCGTTCACTATTCCAGAACATGCTTAATGGATTCTCCTATAACAGGATATTGCTGGACGAGATAGGCCGCCCGTACGATTCGATTTTCATTGACACCAATGAAGCTTTTGAAAAAATTATGGGCAGAAATAAACAGGACATTATAGGTAAAAAAGCGTCAGAGGTCTTTCCAGGGATAAAAGATGAGACCTTTGACTGGATAGGGACTTACGGCAAGGTCGCGCTGACAGGAAAGGGCATAAGTTTTACGGCTTACAGCGAGAGCCTGGAAAGATGGTTATCGGTAACTGCATACAGCACTGAGCTATATCATTTTGTGACCATAATCCAGGATATCACCATCAGCAAGATATCGGAAACTGCCATAATGGAAAGCGAGGAGAGGTATCGCGGTCTTGTAGAGATGTCGCCGGATATGATCGCCATATGCGGCGAAGAGAAAATAAAATTCATAAATCATGCCGGAGCTAAGCTTTTAGGTTGTTCTTCCCCGGATGAAATAATAGGTAAGTCAATGTTTGACTTCATCAGGCCGGTAGATAAAATAAAATGTAATGTAATGATGAAAAATTTGAAAGAGGACATGACCCCTATCCAGTCAATTGAAGAAAAGCTTGAGCGGGCCGACGGGAGTACGATCGATGTCGAGATCTCTGCCACGCCATTCTACTATCAGGACATTCCCGTGATCCAGATAATTGTGAGAGATATAACCGGGCGAAAGCGGGCCGAGGAACATATAAAGAGATCCCTGACTGAAAAAGAAGTCCTTTTGAAGGAAATACATCACCGTGTAAAAAATAATCTGCAGATCATTTCCAGCCTTTTAAACTTGCAGTCAAACAATATTGCCGATAAAAGTACAAGGGATATGTTCATCGAGAGCCAGAACAGGATCAAGTCGATGGCCCTTTTACATGAGAGGCTTTACCAGTCTAAGGACCTGTCAAAGATAAGCTTTAGAGAATATGTGATAAGCCTGGTATCACACCTGTTCCGTTCGTATAAGATAAACTCCGGGGACATATCGATAAACGTAGATGTGGACGATGTCTATCTAAGCATAGATACGGCGATACCATGCGGCCTTATAATAAACGAGCTTGTATCGAACTCGTTGAAACATGCGTTCCCCGACGATAGAAAAGGCGATGTCGCAGTAAAGCTACATTTTGACGGGGAGCATTACAGGCTTATGGTAAAAGACAATGGGATAGGCCTGCCTAAAGATATCAATATTCAAAATTCCCGGTCGCTTGGGCTTCAACTGGTATATACCCTTACCGACCAGCTTGACGGGAAGATCGAATTCTTCAATGGCATAGGTACGGAGTTCAGAATAGAGTTCAAAGAGACAAAATATAAAAATCAACCACATGAAGACTGTTGA
- a CDS encoding phosphoglycolate phosphatase, with the protein MVVDIDGTITDMKRHVSLDAVKAIRALPIPVILATGNVICFVRAAAKLIGASDTMIGENGGVILVGYDSEPMVLADIGRCRQARDLLMKEFPGLTPLDEAYRKSELAFRRNIDVERAKSLVSEKFSDLEIVDTQFALHLKNKNVNKGTGLKKIASIMGLKPENFAAMGDSENDLPMLETAGVSISVGNAAPEIKGISTYVCREKYGEGAAEGFEWLKRQL; encoded by the coding sequence ATAGTTGTAGACATCGACGGTACGATAACGGATATGAAGAGGCACGTGAGCCTTGACGCGGTAAAGGCGATAAGAGCGCTTCCCATACCTGTCATTCTTGCCACCGGCAACGTGATATGTTTTGTCCGTGCGGCTGCAAAGCTCATCGGGGCCAGCGATACGATGATAGGGGAGAACGGCGGCGTCATACTGGTGGGATATGATTCCGAGCCCATGGTGCTGGCCGATATAGGGAGATGCAGGCAGGCAAGGGATCTGCTCATGAAAGAGTTCCCCGGCCTCACCCCGCTCGACGAGGCCTATCGTAAGTCTGAGCTGGCTTTTAGAAGAAATATCGATGTCGAAAGAGCAAAATCCCTGGTCTCGGAAAAGTTCAGCGACCTGGAGATCGTGGATACACAGTTCGCGCTCCACCTTAAGAACAAGAACGTGAATAAAGGCACAGGCCTTAAAAAGATAGCTTCGATCATGGGGCTAAAGCCGGAGAACTTTGCCGCCATGGGCGACTCGGAGAACGATCTGCCGATGCTTGAGACGGCAGGCGTAAGCATTTCGGTAGGCAACGCTGCACCGGAAATAAAGGGGATCTCTACATATGTATGCAGAGAAAAATACGGTGAAGGCGCAGCCGAAGGTTTTGAGTGGCTAAAAAGACAATTATGA
- a CDS encoding PAS domain-containing protein: MENVPENLKTFKNAILFLIIFQCLIVMGMVTFLLYSFVGEYLSIVTVISAMLLLMVCLPVSIHLYLSAKEKDLKTLFKYMVLNFLLLSISGIIWYLVPASFNWHLLPYIGKMLMLIACGILPLSLLIIIRHPQIDIRPVHKYIAVLLNIAAGIGILYFIMANIGGSGNYYDIFIYGLCIFIDTGILIYSAFLIMAYSTPKFRYAFFIWFLFFFFSIIGDSFNLLGYMGLYDTLEYSQIFYDVMLILGSAGLILYSMAYARPRALACLSRKHDRSADMGYERVLTVPGSMCVCDHGGNAVMMSDSFIDMLKLSGNRRQMFNILMYAGASIDGQKAIKRIREGDAVTINGIKYFDEKDGSRILSLKVFPMFSNDGKISSYIAVAEENKKS, encoded by the coding sequence ATGGAAAACGTGCCTGAAAACCTAAAAACTTTTAAGAATGCCATACTCTTTTTGATAATATTTCAATGCCTGATAGTCATGGGCATGGTCACGTTCCTTCTATATTCTTTTGTCGGAGAGTATCTCAGTATAGTGACGGTAATATCCGCCATGCTTTTATTAATGGTCTGCCTTCCTGTCTCGATACACCTTTACCTGTCCGCAAAAGAAAAAGACCTGAAGACTTTATTCAAGTATATGGTACTCAATTTTCTCCTGCTTTCCATATCCGGGATAATATGGTACCTTGTTCCTGCGTCTTTTAACTGGCATCTATTACCCTATATTGGAAAAATGTTGATGCTGATAGCCTGCGGTATATTGCCTCTCAGCCTATTAATCATAATCAGGCATCCTCAGATCGACATAAGGCCCGTTCACAAGTATATCGCCGTCCTGCTCAATATAGCGGCAGGGATCGGGATATTGTATTTCATAATGGCGAATATCGGCGGGAGCGGGAATTATTATGACATTTTCATCTACGGCCTGTGCATATTTATCGATACAGGCATATTGATATATTCCGCTTTTTTAATAATGGCATACTCGACGCCAAAGTTCAGGTATGCGTTTTTCATCTGGTTCCTATTCTTCTTTTTCAGCATCATAGGGGATTCATTTAACTTACTGGGCTATATGGGGCTGTATGATACTTTAGAGTACTCTCAGATCTTTTATGACGTCATGCTTATCCTGGGCTCCGCCGGACTTATTTTATACTCTATGGCCTATGCTAGGCCCAGGGCGCTTGCATGCTTAAGCAGGAAACATGACCGATCCGCGGATATGGGCTATGAAAGGGTCTTAACAGTCCCGGGGTCAATGTGTGTATGTGACCATGGTGGAAATGCAGTGATGATGAGCGACTCTTTCATCGACATGTTAAAACTGTCCGGGAACCGCCGCCAGATGTTCAACATTCTCATGTACGCCGGAGCATCTATCGACGGCCAGAAGGCGATAAAAAGGATCAGAGAAGGAGATGCCGTAACGATTAACGGCATTAAATACTTTGATGAAAAAGACGGCTCAAGGATCCTATCATTGAAAGTATTTCCAATGTTCTCGAACGACGGAAAAATATCAAGCTACATAGCCGTGGCCGAAGAGAATAAAAAATCATAG
- a CDS encoding carboxypeptidase regulatory-like domain-containing protein, protein MSIMVKDRRRLFDDERGVEGLPVHLIVVLVVGVVALAAMVSAINGFKPQKTLTASVISVNSKDGNLLRVSSSGAGVVEKTWSCVVKVTDGDGAPVSGASVILHGLSGAGSDDTDKSGIAKINNTNAIKLNANQNSGYLTMEITAPGFYNYKNENALAVIRVD, encoded by the coding sequence GTGAGCATTATGGTGAAAGACAGAAGACGATTATTCGATGATGAAAGGGGCGTAGAGGGATTACCGGTACACCTGATCGTCGTGCTTGTTGTCGGCGTAGTAGCCCTTGCGGCGATGGTTTCCGCGATAAACGGGTTCAAGCCTCAAAAAACATTGACGGCATCGGTGATAAGCGTGAACAGCAAGGACGGCAACCTTCTACGCGTATCGTCATCGGGAGCGGGGGTAGTGGAAAAGACATGGAGCTGTGTCGTTAAGGTGACCGACGGCGATGGAGCGCCGGTCAGCGGCGCGAGCGTCATCTTGCACGGGCTGTCGGGGGCGGGTTCGGATGATACCGATAAGAGCGGGATCGCAAAAATAAACAATACAAATGCCATAAAACTGAACGCGAACCAGAATTCCGGGTATCTGACAATGGAGATCACTGCGCCCGGGTTCTATAACTATAAGAACGAGAATGCGCTTGCAGTGATCCGAGTGGATTGA
- the afpA gene encoding archaeoflavoprotein AfpA, with translation MVRIAWGITGCGDKIEQIAKIMIEMKKKHDLHVDIYCSKNAVMVLKWYKLWQQLQDEFYDLRVEVNPNAPFLVGKLQTGHYDMFLVAPMTANTTAKIAYGISDTLLSNAVSQGAKARVPIYVYPPDNKKGELETILPGGKKLTLYIRDVDVENVDKLRKMESISVLENVDDIQKVIEEHVAKEKAMMKTE, from the coding sequence ATGGTCAGGATAGCATGGGGAATAACCGGATGCGGCGATAAGATCGAGCAGATCGCTAAGATCATGATCGAGATGAAGAAAAAACATGACCTGCATGTCGATATCTATTGCTCTAAAAATGCGGTCATGGTGCTTAAGTGGTATAAGCTCTGGCAGCAATTGCAGGACGAGTTCTACGACCTTCGGGTGGAGGTCAATCCAAACGCGCCTTTCCTGGTAGGGAAGCTGCAGACGGGGCATTATGACATGTTCCTGGTGGCGCCGATGACGGCCAACACGACTGCAAAGATAGCCTATGGCATATCCGATACATTACTGTCTAACGCCGTGTCGCAGGGAGCAAAGGCCCGTGTCCCGATATATGTTTACCCGCCGGATAACAAGAAAGGCGAACTTGAGACGATCCTTCCGGGAGGAAAAAAACTGACGCTTTACATCAGGGACGTCGACGTCGAGAACGTCGATAAGCTCAGAAAGATGGAGAGTATCAGCGTGCTTGAGAACGTCGATGACATCCAGAAGGTAATAGAGGAGCATGTGGCTAAGGAAAAGGCCATGATGAAAACGGAATGA
- a CDS encoding ABC transporter ATP-binding protein — MNSIVSLKGVNKSYLMGKHELQVLKNIDLDIMRGEFVSIMGPSGSGKSTLMNLIGLLDRPGSGEIAINGKVINGLNDVELSLLRGKEIGFIFQSFNLVSRMTALKNVELPMIFQNIDRAHRIEIAGKILNDVGLGDRMAHRPSELSGGQRQRVAIARALVNDPAILLADEPTGNLDTKTGEEIMQLFTELNKKGRTIVMVTHDPDVASFSNRIVRLKDGEVIGDEKK, encoded by the coding sequence ATGAACTCGATCGTATCGCTAAAAGGTGTAAATAAAAGTTACCTGATGGGCAAGCATGAGCTCCAGGTGTTAAAGAACATCGATCTTGACATAATGAGGGGGGAGTTCGTGAGCATCATGGGCCCTTCAGGGAGCGGTAAAAGCACTCTCATGAACCTCATCGGACTTCTGGACCGCCCCGGAAGCGGCGAGATAGCCATTAACGGAAAGGTCATTAATGGCCTGAACGACGTCGAGCTGTCACTGTTGAGGGGTAAGGAGATCGGGTTCATATTCCAGTCCTTTAACCTTGTCTCAAGGATGACGGCGCTCAAGAACGTGGAACTGCCGATGATATTCCAGAACATCGACCGGGCGCACAGAATAGAGATAGCCGGTAAGATACTGAATGATGTGGGGCTTGGAGATCGTATGGCCCATCGCCCCAGTGAGCTGTCCGGCGGCCAGAGGCAGCGTGTGGCTATCGCCCGCGCCCTGGTGAACGATCCTGCCATTTTACTGGCGGACGAGCCCACCGGCAATCTTGACACGAAGACCGGCGAAGAGATCATGCAGCTATTTACAGAGTTGAATAAAAAAGGCAGGACCATTGTAATGGTCACGCATGATCCCGACGTAGCCTCGTTCAGTAACAGGATAGTGAGGCTGAAGGACGGAGAGGTAATAGGAGACGAAAAAAAGTAA
- the radA gene encoding DNA repair and recombination protein RadA — protein sequence MAERLTIEDLPGVGPATAEKLKEAGYTSVEAIAVASPAELAAAAEVGENTASKIVAAAKKCANIGGFETGDTVFERRKAVGKLRTNSSSLDELLGGGVETQSITEFYGEFGSGKTQVAHQLAVNVQLPPEEGGLNGSVIMIDTENTFRPERIAQMVKGIKGGEDLDPEDFLKNIHVARAYNSNHQILLVESALELAEKMRDSDKPVRLMIVDSLTAHFRSEYVGRGTLADRQQKLNKHMHDLMRFGDLNNAAIVVTNQVQAKPDAFFGDPTRPVGGHIVGHTATFRLYLRKSKGEKRIARLVDSPNLPEGEAIFSVTTDGLRD from the coding sequence ATGGCAGAAAGATTAACAATAGAGGATCTACCAGGCGTGGGACCTGCTACCGCCGAAAAGCTCAAAGAGGCAGGATATACATCAGTCGAAGCGATCGCTGTCGCATCGCCAGCAGAGCTTGCAGCCGCAGCGGAGGTCGGTGAGAATACCGCATCCAAGATAGTGGCGGCCGCAAAGAAGTGCGCGAACATTGGAGGGTTCGAGACCGGGGACACGGTCTTCGAGAGACGCAAGGCAGTAGGAAAGCTCAGGACCAATAGCAGCTCGCTGGACGAGCTTCTCGGCGGAGGAGTCGAGACGCAGTCTATAACCGAGTTCTACGGAGAGTTCGGCTCCGGTAAGACACAGGTCGCCCATCAGCTAGCCGTTAACGTACAGCTTCCCCCCGAAGAGGGCGGACTGAATGGCTCGGTAATAATGATAGACACCGAGAACACATTCAGGCCCGAGCGTATAGCCCAGATGGTAAAGGGCATCAAGGGCGGAGAGGACCTCGATCCTGAGGATTTCCTGAAGAATATACACGTTGCGCGCGCATACAATTCCAATCACCAGATATTACTTGTCGAGAGCGCTTTAGAGCTTGCAGAAAAGATGAGGGACTCGGACAAGCCTGTCAGGCTCATGATCGTGGACTCGCTGACTGCGCATTTCAGGAGCGAGTACGTGGGCAGAGGTACGCTGGCAGACAGGCAGCAGAAGCTTAACAAGCACATGCACGACCTTATGAGGTTTGGAGACCTGAACAACGCCGCCATAGTCGTGACGAACCAGGTACAGGCGAAGCCGGACGCGTTCTTCGGCGACCCGACGAGGCCCGTAGGCGGACATATAGTCGGACACACAGCCACATTCCGTCTGTATCTCAGGAAATCCAAGGGCGAAAAGAGAATAGCGAGGCTTGTTGACTCGCCGAACCTGCCAGAGGGAGAGGCAATATTCTCGGTCACGACCGACGGGCTAAGGGATTAA